The following are encoded together in the Rhizobium sp. SSA_523 genome:
- a CDS encoding fucose isomerase: MTREIALFASGDLRLSANQQCWPTQQAMEQKLTEVLRRLGWSVRRGHPYKPAERHGFLASQREGMDAFAAIDPDMPVIVAESVWQYSHHVLAGLVSHRGPILTLANWSGQWPGLVGMLNLNGSLTKAGVSYASLWSENFDDAFFLNGLQEWLETGAVTHDVNHVSALDPAALPSTLQTLARDIAADFRRNKVILGIFDEGCMGMYNAIIPDELLMPLGIYKERLSQSSLYHATMQVPKEEGRAIFEELRAKGMTFHLGTDPTTELTEDQVIDQCRMYIAAVRMAEAFGCEAIGIQYQQGLKDLLPASDLVEGILNDDDRPDVRAGDGAIIRQGKAIVHFNEVDECAGLDGLMTNRLHRALGQPVENTLHDLRWGDLDASGSTDDFVWVFEISGAAPPAHHDGGWAGSDSLRQPPMFFPAGGGTLRGVARPGEIVWSRIFVDDQRLKMDIGRARAIKLPAEETERRWSSTNEQWPIMHAVLTGVSRDQMMARHKANHIQVAYAHSAEEADQAALAKAALASELGIDVCLCGVSQQELTR; this comes from the coding sequence ATGACGAGAGAGATCGCACTTTTTGCCAGTGGCGACCTGCGTCTATCGGCCAATCAGCAATGCTGGCCGACGCAGCAGGCAATGGAACAGAAACTGACGGAGGTCCTTCGCAGGCTCGGATGGTCTGTCCGCCGCGGACATCCCTACAAGCCGGCGGAAAGACACGGCTTCCTCGCCTCGCAGCGCGAGGGCATGGACGCCTTTGCCGCGATCGATCCGGACATGCCGGTCATCGTGGCGGAATCCGTCTGGCAATATTCCCATCATGTCCTGGCAGGCCTCGTCTCCCATCGGGGTCCGATCCTCACCCTCGCCAATTGGTCCGGTCAATGGCCGGGACTGGTCGGCATGCTGAACCTCAACGGCTCCCTGACCAAAGCGGGCGTCTCCTATGCTTCGCTGTGGAGCGAAAACTTTGACGACGCCTTCTTCCTGAACGGGTTGCAGGAATGGCTGGAGACGGGTGCGGTCACCCATGATGTCAATCACGTCAGCGCTCTCGACCCGGCCGCCCTTCCGAGCACGTTGCAGACCCTTGCCCGGGACATCGCCGCCGATTTCCGCCGCAACAAGGTCATCCTCGGCATCTTCGACGAAGGCTGCATGGGCATGTACAATGCGATCATCCCCGATGAGCTGCTGATGCCGCTCGGCATCTACAAGGAGCGGCTATCGCAGTCGAGCCTCTACCACGCGACCATGCAGGTACCGAAGGAAGAGGGTCGCGCGATTTTCGAGGAACTGCGCGCAAAGGGAATGACCTTCCACCTCGGAACGGATCCGACGACCGAACTCACCGAGGATCAGGTGATCGATCAATGCCGCATGTATATCGCTGCGGTCCGCATGGCGGAGGCTTTCGGCTGCGAGGCCATCGGCATACAGTATCAGCAGGGATTGAAGGACCTTCTGCCCGCCTCCGACCTGGTGGAGGGCATTCTCAACGATGATGACCGGCCGGATGTGAGAGCTGGCGATGGAGCCATCATCCGCCAGGGCAAAGCCATCGTCCATTTCAACGAGGTGGATGAATGCGCCGGTCTCGACGGCCTGATGACCAATCGCCTCCACCGCGCGCTTGGCCAGCCCGTGGAAAATACCCTGCACGACCTTCGCTGGGGCGATCTTGATGCCAGTGGCTCCACCGACGACTTCGTCTGGGTCTTTGAAATTTCCGGTGCCGCGCCGCCTGCCCATCATGACGGCGGATGGGCGGGATCCGACAGCCTGCGTCAGCCTCCCATGTTCTTTCCGGCAGGCGGCGGGACGCTGCGCGGCGTGGCGCGGCCGGGGGAAATTGTCTGGTCCCGCATATTCGTTGACGATCAGCGCCTGAAGATGGATATCGGGCGCGCAAGGGCGATCAAGCTTCCGGCGGAGGAGACGGAGCGCCGCTGGTCCTCCACCAACGAGCAATGGCCGATCATGCACGCCGTGCTGACCGGCGTCAGCCGCGACCAGATGATGGCGCGACACAAGGCGAACCACATCCAGGTGGCCTATGCCCACTCGGCGGAAGAGGCCGATCAGGCAGCGCTCGCCAAGGCCGCACTCGCCAGTGAACTCGGTATCGACGTGTGCCTGTGCGGCGTCAGCCAGCAGGAGCTCACGCGCTGA
- a CDS encoding FGGY-family carbohydrate kinase: MTYFIGIDVGTGSARAGIFDASGRLLAAESRPIAMQRPREDYAEQSSRDIWESVCHCVRAACRSAGIDGTQITGLGFDATCSLVVVDGEGEPVTVSPSGDDDWNIIVWMDHRAIEDAQTINAIGGEVLTYVGGVISPEMELPKLRWLKRNMPQSFERAAAFFDLPDWLVHRATGTQTRSLCSTVCKWTYLGQKGLSGEGWDSDFLARIGLESLSRSGFAAIGSSFAAPGARAGSLSRKAAADLGLAEGIAVSASLIDAYAGALGTLGVEMAHGGLDTRLALIAGTSSCHITVSPTPPFVPGVWGPYFSVLLPEMWANEAGQSAAGALIDRIIEGHAAAAEAKALAASNGISLYELLAERLAVLATAEDGDTAGLTFDRHVQPDFHGNRSPLADPTRKGAIVGLSLDRGLDDLALDYLATLQALAYGTRQIIEEMRRKGVRVELLVVSGGLAQNALFLREHADATQCAIIVPEQREPVLVGSAMLGAVASGHFPDLPAAMQAMSGRGRVLAPRGGKVASFHDRKYRVFQRLQQDFAAYAALMAD; the protein is encoded by the coding sequence ATGACCTATTTCATCGGCATCGATGTCGGCACAGGCAGCGCCCGCGCCGGCATCTTCGATGCGTCCGGCCGGCTTCTTGCCGCCGAATCCCGGCCGATCGCCATGCAAAGGCCGCGCGAGGATTATGCCGAACAATCGTCGCGGGACATTTGGGAGAGCGTCTGCCATTGCGTGCGAGCCGCCTGCCGGTCCGCTGGCATCGACGGCACCCAGATCACCGGCCTCGGCTTCGACGCCACCTGCTCGCTCGTCGTGGTGGATGGAGAGGGTGAACCGGTGACTGTCAGTCCGTCCGGCGACGATGATTGGAACATCATCGTCTGGATGGATCACCGCGCCATCGAGGATGCGCAGACGATCAACGCGATCGGCGGAGAGGTTCTCACCTATGTCGGCGGCGTCATCTCACCGGAAATGGAATTGCCGAAACTGCGCTGGCTGAAACGCAACATGCCGCAGAGCTTCGAGCGGGCGGCAGCCTTTTTCGACTTGCCGGACTGGCTTGTTCATCGGGCCACCGGAACACAGACCCGGTCACTCTGCAGCACCGTCTGCAAATGGACCTATCTGGGACAAAAGGGGCTGTCCGGAGAAGGCTGGGACAGTGACTTCCTCGCCCGCATCGGCCTCGAAAGCCTGAGCCGAAGCGGGTTCGCCGCCATCGGCAGCTCATTTGCGGCACCCGGCGCGCGGGCCGGATCCCTTTCCCGCAAGGCCGCTGCGGATCTTGGCCTTGCCGAGGGCATTGCCGTCTCGGCGAGCCTGATCGATGCCTATGCCGGTGCGCTCGGCACGCTTGGCGTCGAAATGGCGCATGGCGGCCTCGACACGCGCCTGGCCCTGATCGCCGGCACCTCCTCCTGCCACATCACCGTCAGCCCGACGCCTCCCTTCGTGCCAGGCGTCTGGGGACCCTATTTCTCGGTCCTCCTGCCGGAAATGTGGGCGAATGAGGCGGGACAGTCGGCAGCCGGCGCCCTGATCGATCGCATCATAGAAGGCCACGCCGCGGCCGCAGAGGCCAAAGCTTTGGCGGCCTCGAACGGCATCAGCCTGTACGAGCTCCTCGCCGAAAGGCTGGCAGTGCTTGCAACGGCGGAAGATGGCGACACGGCCGGTCTCACCTTTGATCGCCATGTCCAGCCCGATTTTCATGGCAACCGCTCGCCTTTGGCTGATCCGACGCGGAAAGGGGCGATTGTCGGGCTTTCGCTCGATCGCGGCCTTGATGACCTGGCGCTGGATTACCTCGCCACCCTGCAGGCACTGGCCTATGGCACGCGTCAGATCATCGAGGAAATGCGCCGCAAGGGCGTCCGCGTGGAGCTACTCGTGGTCAGCGGCGGGCTCGCCCAGAACGCGCTCTTCCTGCGCGAACATGCCGATGCGACGCAGTGCGCCATCATTGTTCCCGAGCAGAGAGAACCCGTCCTGGTGGGAAGCGCCATGCTGGGCGCCGTTGCAAGCGGTCATTTCCCCGATCTTCCCGCAGCCATGCAGGCGATGAGCGGCCGCGGCCGCGTTCTCGCGCCGCGGGGCGGGAAGGTGGCGTCCTTCCACGATCGCAAATACCGGGTCTTCCAACGGCTGCAGCAGGACTTTGCTGCCTATGCCGCGCTGATGGCCGACTGA
- a CDS encoding dihydrodipicolinate synthase family protein — MSDSALAGVVAASITPVTADFKIDIQRLRTHGEHLLDCGCSFISTFGTTGEGASFSTAEKIAALTELKAQGMEMGRQLPAVMTPSLDDAVESLLAYGRLGCRAALVLPPFYYGASEAGIAAFFDALIARTETQTRIDLVLYNIPQLSRHRFTQPLIARLIERHGTRIAGIKDSTGDLDNGLMLVKSFPQLRVFTGDDRVLPVLVRNGGAGMIGGMPNVFASELKALFDNPNDAAILNKQARRIEAVDTHGSLVALKAALAHYRNDENLATAMPPLLALSREERAMLVELIEQTGYRAAA; from the coding sequence ATGTCTGATTCAGCACTCGCAGGCGTTGTTGCCGCATCCATCACCCCCGTCACCGCAGACTTCAAGATCGATATTCAGCGGTTGAGAACACATGGGGAGCACTTGCTGGATTGCGGATGCAGCTTCATCTCGACATTCGGAACGACGGGAGAGGGCGCGTCCTTTTCCACCGCCGAAAAAATTGCGGCGCTGACCGAACTGAAGGCTCAGGGCATGGAGATGGGCCGGCAATTGCCCGCCGTGATGACGCCCAGTCTTGATGATGCGGTAGAATCGCTGCTCGCCTATGGCCGGCTTGGCTGTCGCGCTGCTCTTGTGCTGCCGCCATTTTACTACGGCGCGAGCGAGGCAGGCATTGCCGCCTTCTTCGATGCCCTGATCGCGCGGACCGAGACGCAGACGCGCATCGATCTGGTTCTCTACAATATTCCCCAGCTCAGCCGCCACCGCTTCACCCAGCCCCTGATCGCCCGCCTGATCGAGCGCCACGGCACACGCATCGCGGGCATCAAGGATTCCACCGGCGATCTCGACAATGGGTTGATGCTGGTGAAATCCTTTCCGCAATTGCGGGTCTTCACCGGCGATGATCGCGTGCTTCCCGTGCTCGTGCGCAATGGCGGGGCCGGTATGATCGGCGGCATGCCGAATGTCTTTGCCTCCGAGTTGAAGGCACTCTTCGACAATCCGAATGATGCAGCCATATTGAACAAGCAGGCGCGCCGCATTGAAGCTGTCGATACGCACGGATCGCTCGTTGCATTGAAGGCGGCTCTCGCCCATTACCGCAACGACGAAAATCTGGCGACGGCCATGCCTCCGCTGCTTGCTCTCAGCCGCGAGGAACGTGCTATGCTGGTTGAACTGATCGAGCAGACGGGCTATCGCGCCGCTGCTTGA
- a CDS encoding GntR family transcriptional regulator, whose translation MSAQDPSSGTGHTELRSVKQMAYDRFREALFDGRLRPGQFVSQRELVALLGLSIGALRELLPRLQYEGLLVVMPQRGIQITQIDLSMIRQAFQVRMALEREAVLTAVRRMPDAVLDEQKQLHQSILDEVKSAPSPDVFERGQRVDDGFHSLLIEATQNDLLIQAYAVNAIRMRLIKLDRITLSERVLPSAFEDHLLIIDAIKSRDPIAASQAIERHIMNARERAIEL comes from the coding sequence ATGAGCGCCCAAGATCCGTCGTCCGGCACCGGACACACCGAACTGCGTTCGGTAAAGCAGATGGCCTATGATCGCTTTCGGGAGGCCCTTTTCGATGGTCGTCTGAGGCCGGGGCAATTCGTCTCCCAGCGGGAGCTGGTGGCTCTGCTCGGCCTGTCGATCGGCGCATTGCGCGAACTTCTGCCGCGACTGCAGTATGAAGGCCTGCTGGTCGTGATGCCGCAGCGGGGTATCCAGATCACGCAGATCGATCTCTCGATGATCCGCCAGGCTTTCCAGGTCCGCATGGCTTTGGAGCGCGAGGCGGTTCTGACGGCGGTCCGGCGCATGCCGGATGCCGTGCTCGACGAGCAGAAGCAATTGCATCAGTCCATTCTGGACGAGGTGAAGTCTGCGCCGTCGCCCGATGTCTTCGAGCGCGGCCAGCGGGTCGATGACGGGTTCCACAGCCTGCTCATCGAGGCCACCCAGAACGACCTGCTGATCCAGGCCTATGCGGTCAACGCTATCCGCATGCGGCTGATCAAGCTCGACAGAATCACGCTTTCGGAGCGGGTTCTGCCGTCTGCTTTCGAAGATCATCTGCTGATCATCGACGCTATCAAGAGCCGCGATCCCATTGCTGCCAGCCAGGCCATCGAGCGACACATCATGAATGCTCGGGAGCGCGCTATCGAGCTCTGA
- a CDS encoding ABC transporter ATP-binding protein, producing MARLELSNVSKSYGAFDAVKNVSLAIEDGEFAVFVGPSGCGKSTLLRLIAGLDPISDGAIMIGADDVTRRPAGTRSVAMVFQSYALYPHMTVYENIAFPLQMEGRSKGDVKQEVEKAAATVRLSTRLKDKPSKLSGGQRQRVAIARAIVRKPEIFLMDEPLSNLDAALRIEMRTELTQLHKDLGATMVYVTHDQLEAMTMADRIVVLNGGRVEQVGRPMDLYHNPVNRFVAGFIGSPPMNMLRGRLSAVEAEYHAFDVPGIGRVVLAGLAGQLKPGDEVTLGIRPEYLAPQPHGGEPLLKIAIVPRSVERLGAQTILHSAVEGQNFTCVFSGDQRLEPGLGINVYCDPANIHVFDAAGLTVARR from the coding sequence TTGGCGCGTCTGGAGTTGTCCAACGTTTCGAAAAGCTATGGGGCGTTCGACGCCGTCAAGAATGTCTCGCTGGCGATCGAGGACGGCGAATTCGCTGTCTTCGTGGGTCCTTCGGGTTGCGGCAAGTCGACCTTGCTGCGGCTGATTGCGGGTCTCGATCCGATCAGCGACGGGGCCATCATGATCGGTGCTGACGACGTTACGCGGCGCCCGGCTGGAACGCGCAGCGTCGCGATGGTCTTCCAGTCCTACGCTTTGTATCCGCATATGACAGTTTACGAGAATATTGCCTTCCCGCTTCAGATGGAGGGGCGGTCGAAAGGCGACGTCAAGCAGGAGGTCGAGAAGGCTGCGGCAACGGTCCGGCTCTCGACAAGACTGAAGGACAAGCCGTCCAAGCTCTCGGGCGGCCAGAGGCAGCGCGTGGCGATTGCCCGGGCCATCGTCCGCAAGCCTGAAATTTTCCTGATGGATGAGCCCCTATCCAATCTCGACGCCGCGCTGCGGATCGAGATGCGCACCGAACTGACGCAGTTGCACAAGGATCTCGGCGCGACCATGGTCTATGTGACACATGATCAGCTCGAAGCCATGACCATGGCCGACCGCATCGTCGTCCTCAATGGCGGCCGCGTGGAGCAGGTGGGGCGTCCGATGGATCTCTATCACAATCCGGTCAACCGTTTCGTCGCCGGCTTTATCGGCAGCCCGCCGATGAACATGCTGCGCGGCAGGTTGAGCGCCGTCGAAGCCGAATATCATGCATTTGACGTTCCCGGCATCGGTCGCGTCGTTCTTGCCGGTCTTGCCGGCCAGCTGAAGCCGGGCGACGAGGTCACGCTCGGGATCCGGCCGGAATATCTCGCGCCGCAGCCGCATGGCGGCGAACCGCTGCTGAAGATCGCCATCGTGCCGCGCTCGGTGGAGCGGCTGGGCGCGCAGACCATTCTGCATTCCGCCGTGGAGGGGCAGAATTTCACCTGTGTCTTCTCGGGCGATCAGCGCCTCGAGCCTGGCCTCGGCATCAATGTCTATTGTGACCCGGCCAATATTCACGTCTTCGATGCGGCAGGACTGACGGTCGCTCGGCGGTAG
- a CDS encoding extracellular solute-binding protein: MKDDIRNVLKPTRRGFLSGTAAGIATLPLLMSASGRALAASEELVFWSQLAGSKKAAGEALEASFKAKHPEVALQSSLYAEPAQLNEKMLTAINGNTGPDLIVQHWDYNLTYASGKKLVELGKALPEVKMDGLDASLLAYGKYDGGQISMPLYGTSRGLGINRKLISEAGLNPDQGPQNWAELREWAKAATKRPGGDMLQVAGLQLYQNDLEAFELFTLFLQGAGGTLLTADLSAPSFAGPEGIKALQFIQDLIVVDKITDVGFGVGSGGMSNPFNQGRAAMLIAGNYSTNNALKGGVDFDVLPIPKENGGFTSIVDPFCFAIRAGSPNEKAAAKFVAFAVEPEQQIAFALASKNVPVLKSAQQDQAVQADKYLAKFIKTASYAPQTAPATPVFPRMMTLVARGVQEVIFQRSTPEQALKSAAAEVQTLLKRG, encoded by the coding sequence ATGAAAGATGATATCCGGAATGTTCTAAAACCCACGCGACGGGGCTTCCTGTCGGGAACGGCAGCTGGGATTGCCACGCTTCCACTGTTGATGTCGGCGTCCGGCCGTGCCCTGGCAGCGAGTGAGGAACTCGTCTTCTGGTCGCAGCTGGCCGGCAGCAAGAAAGCGGCAGGCGAGGCGCTCGAGGCGTCCTTCAAGGCCAAGCATCCCGAAGTGGCGCTGCAGTCGAGCCTTTACGCGGAGCCTGCGCAGCTGAACGAGAAAATGCTGACGGCGATCAACGGCAATACGGGGCCGGATCTCATCGTCCAGCATTGGGATTACAACCTGACCTACGCCTCCGGAAAGAAGCTGGTGGAGCTTGGCAAGGCGCTGCCCGAGGTGAAGATGGATGGGCTGGATGCCTCGCTTCTGGCCTATGGCAAATATGATGGCGGGCAGATTTCGATGCCGCTCTACGGCACGTCTCGCGGCCTTGGCATCAATCGCAAGCTGATCAGCGAAGCGGGCCTCAATCCCGATCAGGGGCCGCAGAACTGGGCCGAACTCCGCGAATGGGCAAAGGCCGCCACCAAGCGACCGGGCGGCGACATGCTTCAGGTGGCAGGCCTGCAGCTCTACCAGAATGATCTGGAAGCCTTCGAGCTCTTCACCCTCTTCCTGCAGGGCGCAGGCGGCACCTTGCTGACGGCGGATCTGTCTGCCCCGTCCTTTGCCGGTCCGGAGGGCATCAAGGCGCTGCAGTTCATTCAGGATCTCATCGTCGTCGACAAGATCACCGATGTCGGCTTCGGCGTTGGATCCGGCGGCATGTCCAACCCCTTTAACCAGGGGCGCGCTGCCATGCTGATCGCCGGCAACTACTCCACCAACAATGCGCTGAAGGGCGGCGTCGATTTCGATGTCCTGCCGATCCCGAAGGAGAATGGCGGCTTCACCTCCATCGTCGATCCGTTCTGCTTCGCCATCCGCGCCGGCTCCCCGAACGAGAAGGCGGCCGCCAAATTTGTCGCCTTCGCGGTCGAGCCGGAGCAGCAGATCGCCTTCGCGCTGGCTTCCAAGAACGTACCGGTCCTGAAATCGGCGCAGCAGGATCAGGCCGTTCAGGCTGACAAATATCTCGCGAAGTTCATCAAGACCGCCAGCTACGCGCCGCAGACGGCGCCCGCGACGCCGGTCTTCCCGCGCATGATGACGCTGGTTGCACGCGGCGTGCAGGAAGTGATCTTCCAGAGGAGCACGCCGGAGCAGGCGCTGAAAAGCGCGGCCGCGGAAGTCCAGACCTTGCTGAAGAGGGGCTGA
- a CDS encoding carbohydrate ABC transporter permease, with translation MAFQNLTSRPSQTVSFHQNWSAYAFLAPALVILFLSLMLPAAATLVMSFTDVSFLRPTNFVGLENYIKLFSDTGFRQAVGNTAYYTVGVTFPTMALGLLAAVALNRKVPGRIAFRTIFYLPVLTSLIAAAVVWAYVYDPYAGPLNNILTQIGISPRPWLQDPNLALNALIVMAIWRDFGTAMIIYLAGLQDIPNDIYEAARLDGAKGRHIFFRITVPMLSSVTFYLLIILIVQTFQVFGAIYVMTQGGPLGSTETVVYQMYRTAFSYTEFGYAAAMSTVLFFTILLFSIIGTRIMRRKDA, from the coding sequence ATGGCGTTCCAGAACCTGACATCCCGGCCGTCGCAAACGGTCAGCTTCCATCAAAACTGGAGCGCCTACGCCTTTCTTGCACCGGCGCTTGTCATCCTGTTTCTGTCGCTGATGCTGCCGGCAGCGGCCACGCTGGTGATGAGTTTCACCGATGTCTCCTTCCTCAGGCCGACGAATTTCGTCGGCCTCGAGAATTACATCAAGCTGTTTTCCGATACCGGCTTCCGTCAGGCCGTCGGCAATACCGCTTACTATACGGTCGGCGTGACCTTCCCGACCATGGCGCTCGGCCTGCTTGCCGCAGTCGCCTTGAACCGGAAGGTGCCCGGCCGCATTGCCTTCCGCACCATATTCTATCTGCCGGTTCTGACATCACTGATCGCTGCTGCGGTTGTCTGGGCCTATGTCTACGATCCCTATGCCGGTCCCCTGAACAATATTCTGACCCAGATCGGCATCAGCCCGCGGCCCTGGCTGCAGGATCCGAACCTTGCCCTGAATGCCCTGATCGTCATGGCGATCTGGCGCGATTTCGGCACGGCGATGATCATCTATCTGGCCGGCCTGCAGGATATTCCCAACGATATCTATGAAGCGGCCCGCCTGGATGGCGCCAAGGGGCGGCATATCTTCTTCCGCATCACCGTGCCTATGCTGAGTTCGGTGACATTCTACCTGTTGATCATCCTGATCGTGCAGACCTTCCAGGTCTTCGGCGCCATCTATGTGATGACGCAGGGCGGACCGCTCGGCTCCACCGAAACAGTGGTCTACCAGATGTATCGGACCGCCTTCAGCTACACCGAGTTCGGCTATGCCGCCGCCATGTCGACGGTTCTGTTCTTCACCATTCTCCTGTTTTCCATCATCGGAACGAGAATCATGCGGAGGAAAGACGCGTGA
- a CDS encoding carbohydrate ABC transporter permease encodes MTDLAEPASFEAQLNHGAKPRRTGFASFDLMNVIGYALLIFAAVATIMPFLWMVSTSFKTDQEIFRFPLSFMPDGLEWKNYLDAIRSPEAGRQLVNSLIYALGSTFSNLVFCSLAGYALARMQFSGKNLIFALVVGLLMVPAQSQIVPVYLIVQKIPFAGGNDWLGNGGTGLLNTYWGMILPTAATPFGIFMMRQFFTRIPMEYEESAKLDGAPPFTIFRRILLPLARPSLAVLGVLSFQSAWNDFVWPLILNSHREMATLQIGLQLLQSGPDARWNVVMAMATLITMPIIIVYLFAQRHVVDGAVSSGVKG; translated from the coding sequence GTGACCGATCTTGCTGAACCGGCTTCGTTCGAAGCGCAACTGAACCACGGCGCCAAGCCGCGAAGGACCGGCTTTGCCAGCTTCGACCTGATGAATGTCATCGGCTATGCTCTTCTGATCTTCGCTGCCGTCGCAACCATCATGCCCTTCCTCTGGATGGTCTCGACCTCGTTCAAGACCGACCAGGAGATCTTCCGGTTTCCGCTGAGCTTCATGCCCGACGGGCTGGAATGGAAGAACTATCTCGATGCCATACGCTCGCCGGAAGCCGGGCGGCAACTCGTCAACAGCCTGATCTATGCGCTGGGCTCCACCTTTTCGAACCTCGTCTTCTGCTCGCTGGCAGGCTATGCGCTGGCCCGCATGCAGTTTTCCGGCAAGAACCTGATCTTCGCGCTGGTTGTCGGGCTTCTGATGGTGCCCGCCCAGAGCCAGATCGTCCCGGTCTATCTGATCGTCCAGAAAATCCCCTTTGCCGGCGGCAATGACTGGCTGGGCAACGGCGGCACTGGTCTGCTCAACACCTATTGGGGCATGATCCTTCCGACGGCGGCAACGCCCTTCGGCATCTTCATGATGCGCCAGTTCTTCACCCGCATCCCAATGGAATATGAGGAATCGGCAAAGCTCGACGGAGCGCCGCCCTTCACCATTTTCCGCCGGATCCTGCTGCCGCTGGCGCGGCCTTCTCTGGCCGTCCTTGGTGTCCTGAGCTTCCAGAGCGCCTGGAACGACTTCGTCTGGCCGCTGATCCTCAACTCGCATCGGGAAATGGCGACGCTTCAGATCGGCCTGCAACTCCTGCAGAGCGGGCCGGACGCGCGCTGGAATGTGGTGATGGCGATGGCCACGCTGATAACCATGCCCATCATCATCGTCTATCTGTTCGCCCAGCGGCATGTCGTCGATGGCGCCGTGTCCAGCGGCGTGAAGGGCTGA